The following are encoded together in the Blattabacterium cuenoti BPAA genome:
- a CDS encoding ribonucleoside-diphosphate reductase subunit alpha, which produces METHPIAEKEGWKVGKDFPVWANNELYLTTIKGGYLLDRESPFEAYKRLSQNAARILKKPKIEEEFFNIFWRGWLIPSTPVMVNLGTKKGLPISCFSGRIGDSMYEIYRKNLEMSILSKHGGGTSYDFSLVRPIGNSIKNGTLGTSDGIIPFIKSYDSTIVASKQGKTRRGAVAIYLDIEHKEYPEFLKIREPKGDINRQCHNVHQGVIISNSFMKKVLEKNGKERALWIDTLKERVQTGEPYLFFQENANKNIPENWKKHGLKIHHSNLCSEIMLPTDENHTLVCCLSSLNLYRYIEWKNTNVVFYAILFLDAVMQEFIDKGKHIRGIEDAVRFAEKSRALGLGTLGWHSYLQSNMIPFISVKSKILTHNIFRYIQLESKKATKYLAKEYGESEWNIGTGRRNLTLMAMAPNRSSAKLAGGLSQGVEPLAANIYVDDDSKGMHIRKNPYLEKILIKNGHNLPEVWEQIANEKGSCLGLTALSEEQKNVFRCFKEINQLELIKQASIRQKYIDQGQSINLSFHQNAPAKYINRVHLEAWKIGLKSLYYYRSESILRADTKRDLYLESLL; this is translated from the coding sequence ATGGAAACACACCCTATTGCAGAAAAAGAAGGATGGAAAGTAGGAAAAGATTTTCCCGTTTGGGCTAATAATGAATTATATTTAACTACAATTAAAGGTGGATATTTGTTAGATAGAGAATCTCCTTTTGAGGCATATAAGAGATTGTCACAAAATGCAGCAAGAATTTTAAAAAAACCGAAAATAGAAGAAGAATTCTTTAATATTTTTTGGAGAGGATGGCTTATTCCTTCTACTCCAGTTATGGTAAATCTTGGAACAAAAAAAGGGTTACCCATTAGTTGTTTTTCTGGAAGAATTGGGGATAGTATGTACGAAATATATAGAAAAAATTTAGAAATGTCTATATTAAGCAAACATGGTGGAGGAACATCATATGACTTTAGTTTAGTCAGACCTATAGGAAATTCCATAAAAAATGGAACATTAGGAACTTCCGATGGAATTATTCCTTTTATTAAATCATATGATAGTACTATAGTAGCTAGCAAACAAGGAAAAACACGTAGAGGTGCTGTAGCTATTTATTTAGACATAGAACATAAAGAATATCCAGAATTCTTAAAAATCAGAGAACCTAAAGGAGATATTAATCGTCAATGTCATAATGTTCATCAAGGAGTAATAATTTCTAATTCTTTTATGAAAAAAGTATTAGAAAAAAATGGAAAAGAACGAGCTTTGTGGATTGATACTCTCAAAGAACGTGTTCAAACTGGAGAACCATATCTTTTTTTTCAAGAAAATGCTAATAAAAATATACCAGAAAATTGGAAGAAACATGGATTAAAAATCCATCACAGTAATCTTTGTTCCGAAATTATGTTGCCAACAGATGAAAATCATACTCTTGTATGTTGTCTATCTTCTCTGAATTTATATAGATATATAGAATGGAAAAATACAAATGTTGTTTTTTATGCCATTTTATTTCTTGATGCGGTTATGCAAGAATTCATTGACAAAGGAAAACATATACGGGGAATAGAGGACGCTGTTCGTTTTGCAGAAAAAAGTAGAGCTTTAGGTTTGGGAACTCTAGGCTGGCATTCGTATTTACAATCTAATATGATTCCTTTTATATCTGTTAAATCTAAAATATTAACACATAATATATTTAGGTATATACAACTAGAATCTAAAAAAGCTACTAAATATTTGGCTAAAGAATACGGAGAATCTGAATGGAACATAGGAACTGGGAGAAGAAATTTAACTTTAATGGCAATGGCCCCTAATAGAAGCTCTGCTAAATTAGCGGGAGGTCTTTCTCAAGGTGTGGAACCTTTGGCTGCAAACATATATGTAGATGATGATTCAAAAGGAATGCATATTCGTAAAAATCCTTATTTGGAAAAAATTCTTATAAAGAATGGACATAATCTCCCGGAAGTTTGGGAACAAATAGCTAATGAAAAAGGATCCTGTCTTGGATTAACTGCTCTTAGTGAAGAACAAAAAAATGTTTTCAGATGTTTCAAAGAAATTAATCAATTAGAATTAATTAAACAAGCTAGCATACGACAAAAATATATTGATCAAGGACAAAGCATTAATCTTTCTTTTCATCAGAATGCTCCAGCAAAATATATAAATAGGGTCCATCTTGAAGCTTGGAAAATAGGATTGAAAAGCCTTTATTATTATAGGAGTGAAAGTATTCTTCGTGCAGATACTAAACGTGATTTATATTTGGAAAGTTTGTTATAA
- a CDS encoding argininosuccinate synthase domain-containing protein, with protein sequence MKIKVRVSHEEDTKYAFLICKKIEESAKIRGTGIAKKDPEYIKLIIIHGNAVIAFCDGKLAGFSYLETFQNEEFVVNSGLIVFPEFRKQGLAKIIKFEIFKLSRKKFPNSKIFSITTSNPVIKINTKLGFKPVSFSELTHSEEFWKGCQSCANFDILARNQKKMCLCTGLLYNPNTDNNKKKDKNYLSTGDKIVLAYSGGLDTSYCLKYLIQEKYEVHTVIINTGGFKKDELDQIEKRALSIGSQSHKTIDAIEEYYQNCIKYLIFGNILKNNTYPLSASSERIFQAIKIAQYATYIQAKAIAHGSTGAGNDQIRFDIAFQIICPEKITLSPIREMKVSRKEEIEYLKNKGVFICWDQAKYSINKGIWGTSIGGKETLTSDHDFPEEAYPTKLKRKKSENLELEFEKGELVSVNQEKGKATKNIIKIEEIASEFAIGRGIHIGDTILGIKGRIAFEAPAAIIIIKAHHLLEKHILTKWQLYWKEQLSNWYGMLLHEAQYLDPVMRDIEKFLKSTQERLTGTVDIILYPYRFHLVGIKSKFDLMTSSNMAAQYGEMNYAWTAEDVKGFTKIFGNQMKMYHNLKKKKND encoded by the coding sequence ATGAAAATAAAAGTTAGAGTATCTCATGAAGAGGATACAAAATATGCATTCTTAATTTGTAAAAAAATTGAAGAATCAGCAAAAATTAGGGGGACTGGAATTGCAAAAAAAGATCCAGAGTATATTAAATTAATAATCATTCATGGAAATGCGGTAATTGCTTTTTGTGACGGAAAATTAGCAGGGTTTAGTTACCTTGAAACTTTTCAGAATGAAGAATTTGTTGTAAATTCCGGTTTAATTGTTTTTCCTGAATTTAGAAAACAAGGATTGGCAAAAATTATTAAATTTGAAATTTTTAAACTTTCCAGAAAAAAATTTCCAAATTCTAAAATTTTTAGTATCACAACAAGTAATCCAGTTATTAAAATCAATACAAAATTGGGGTTTAAACCTGTTTCTTTTAGTGAATTAACTCATTCAGAAGAATTTTGGAAAGGATGTCAAAGTTGTGCAAATTTTGATATATTAGCCAGAAATCAAAAAAAAATGTGTTTATGTACAGGTCTTTTATACAATCCGAATACGGATAATAATAAAAAAAAAGATAAAAATTATTTATCTACTGGAGATAAAATTGTTTTAGCTTATAGTGGCGGATTAGACACCTCTTATTGTTTAAAATATTTGATACAGGAAAAATATGAAGTTCATACAGTTATTATTAATACGGGAGGTTTTAAAAAGGATGAATTAGATCAAATTGAAAAAAGAGCTTTAAGCATTGGATCTCAATCTCACAAAACTATTGACGCCATAGAAGAATATTATCAGAATTGTATCAAGTATCTTATATTTGGAAATATTCTTAAGAATAATACTTATCCACTTTCAGCAAGTTCCGAAAGAATTTTTCAGGCTATTAAAATAGCACAATATGCTACTTATATTCAAGCGAAAGCAATTGCACATGGAAGCACAGGAGCAGGAAACGATCAAATCAGATTTGATATAGCTTTTCAAATTATTTGTCCAGAAAAAATAACTCTTTCTCCTATAAGAGAGATGAAAGTCTCTAGAAAAGAAGAAATTGAATATTTGAAAAATAAAGGAGTTTTTATTTGTTGGGATCAAGCTAAATATTCTATCAACAAAGGAATTTGGGGAACTAGTATAGGAGGAAAGGAAACTCTTACTTCTGATCACGACTTCCCGGAAGAGGCTTATCCGACAAAATTAAAAAGAAAAAAAAGTGAAAACTTAGAATTAGAATTTGAAAAGGGGGAATTGGTCAGTGTGAATCAAGAAAAAGGAAAAGCTACAAAAAACATAATAAAAATTGAAGAAATAGCTTCAGAATTTGCTATAGGAAGAGGAATCCATATAGGAGACACTATTTTGGGGATTAAAGGAAGAATAGCATTCGAAGCTCCAGCTGCTATTATTATTATCAAAGCTCATCATTTGTTGGAAAAACATATTCTTACGAAATGGCAACTTTATTGGAAAGAACAATTATCCAATTGGTATGGAATGTTACTTCATGAAGCTCAATATTTAGATCCTGTCATGCGTGATATAGAAAAATTTTTAAAAAGTACACAAGAAAGATTAACCGGAACTGTAGATATCATTCTTTATCCTTATAGATTTCATTTAGTAGGAATCAAATCTAAATTTGATTTAATGACATCTTCTAACATGGCTGCTCAATATGGAGAAATGAATTATGCTTGGACAGCAGAAGATGTGAAGGGTTTTACTAAAATTTTTGGCAATCAAATGAAAATGTATCATAATTTAAAAAAAAAGAAGAATGATTGA
- the dnaE gene encoding DNA polymerase III subunit alpha — protein sequence MYLIVDTETTGLPRSYNFPITHIDNWPRIVQISWQSHNVVGDLIEFKNFIIKPDNYDIPFNAFKIHGITNEKAEKYGFDLNFVLHEFQKSIDQSQCLIGHNLKFDIKVIECEFFRKKISISFKKKKILDTKEISVSYCKLLGSGKKFKWPTLSELYQKLFGEKIQNLHNAANDVKATARSFLELLRIGIISHQEIGVKEDILLSFRKKHIKKISSSMVFLQEDCSPCLEKKEKNFFKNDNTLDDSLNEKLKKKKYSHIHNHTYFSILHSTIDIQSLVRRALHLNMPAVGITDYGNMMGSFHFLNAIHSINKKYYPEKSIKGIVGCEVFISDNYLQKKFTKEEPDQRYQQVLLSKNKKGYHNLTKLCSLGFTEGFYAGFPRIGKKLIEKYKENLIALTGDLNAEIPYTILNYGERKAERVFLWWKDLFGDDFYIELFRHGLEAEDYVNNILLKFSKKYHVKYIIQNNTFYLDKKEANAHDILLCVKNGEKQLTPIGKGRGYRFGFPNHEFYFKSTEEMKKIFFDLPESFDFLEELINKIESYHLFHKTLLPKFQIPKFFEDPIDKIDGGNRGENRFLRKITFDGAKNRYKNITKKIQERILFELKTIEKIGYPGYFLIVHNFISQARKMNISVGPGRGSVAGSIVAYCIGITNIDPMIYNLLFERFLNPDRISLPDIDIDFDDRGREKIIEWVVQKYGKNQVAQIITYATMGAKSSIRDTGRVLNLSLKKTDCMAKMVPNMFSLKTILYDNKNIPEKIINKEEMSNVQKLRKMAKDQSTLEGKVLRQAEILEGTIRSTGVHACGIIISPDKIQEHIPVSVSKESDLLLTQFDNHVVEHAGLLKMDFLGLKTLTIIKDAINLIEKRGKKMNFTENSFPLKDEKTYHLFQKGETVAVFQYESPGMQKYLRRLKPDKFDDLIAMTALYRPGPLQYIPNFISRKHGKEAITYDLPEMEEFLKETYGITIYQEQVMLIAQKIADFTKGEADILRISMGKKKKEKLNTMRNLFLNQAMKKGYPKNILEKIWKDWEYFSCYAFNKSHATCYAYIAFQTAYLKAHFPCEYMASVLSNNMHHIKQLTFLIEECKKMNISVITPDINESNSSFKVTGSNCIRFGLAGIKGVGKNAVKILFQERKKNGPYTSIFNLVKRVDLRVVNKKTLESLILSGSLDSFHIDREQYFQIESDDQLNTLEKIIRFGSKLRKTKNKIEEPIIMKCDLWSNTYKLSKEKEVLGVYASAHPLDDFCYEMKYFTNISLEKLNNNESFFIGKKMYVCGILSQIEKKIYIKNGIKYGIFLLEDYNSSKEFRIYGQQYLKYEPLLIQNNPLHLCFSIDSSKYKKYKINILHIENLQNVLKKLVHKLIIKININNLNSVFINSIEKLFSQQQIGNKKLNIILYDKVDQVFLNFESIKYEININSSFLKKLEEIKGVDFFLN from the coding sequence ATGTACCTTATTGTTGATACTGAAACAACAGGATTGCCTAGATCTTATAATTTTCCAATTACTCATATAGATAATTGGCCAAGAATTGTACAAATCTCATGGCAAAGTCATAATGTTGTAGGAGATTTAATAGAATTTAAAAATTTTATTATAAAGCCAGATAATTATGATATTCCTTTTAATGCTTTTAAGATTCATGGAATAACTAATGAAAAAGCAGAAAAATATGGATTTGATTTAAATTTTGTTTTACATGAATTTCAAAAATCTATTGATCAATCTCAATGTTTAATTGGACACAATTTAAAATTTGATATAAAAGTTATTGAATGTGAATTTTTTCGAAAAAAAATCTCTATTTCTTTTAAAAAGAAAAAAATATTAGATACTAAAGAAATTTCTGTTTCTTATTGCAAATTATTAGGAAGTGGAAAAAAATTTAAATGGCCTACATTATCTGAATTATATCAAAAACTTTTTGGAGAGAAAATCCAAAATTTGCATAATGCAGCCAATGATGTAAAAGCTACAGCACGTTCTTTTTTGGAATTATTACGAATTGGAATAATCTCACATCAAGAGATAGGGGTTAAAGAAGATATTCTATTGAGTTTTAGAAAAAAACATATAAAAAAAATTTCTTCTTCTATGGTTTTTCTTCAAGAAGATTGTTCTCCTTGCTTAGAGAAGAAAGAAAAAAATTTTTTTAAAAATGATAATACATTAGATGATTCATTAAATGAAAAATTGAAAAAAAAAAAATATTCTCACATTCATAATCATACTTATTTTTCTATTCTTCATTCAACTATAGACATTCAATCCTTAGTAAGAAGAGCTTTGCATTTGAATATGCCAGCTGTAGGAATAACAGATTATGGAAATATGATGGGATCTTTTCATTTTTTAAATGCTATTCATTCTATAAATAAAAAATATTATCCAGAAAAATCAATTAAAGGAATCGTAGGTTGTGAAGTGTTTATTTCAGATAATTATTTACAAAAAAAATTTACGAAAGAAGAACCGGATCAACGATATCAACAAGTTCTCTTATCTAAAAATAAAAAAGGTTATCATAATTTAACAAAACTTTGTTCATTGGGTTTTACAGAAGGTTTTTATGCTGGATTTCCTAGAATTGGAAAAAAGTTGATAGAAAAATACAAGGAAAATTTAATTGCTCTTACTGGAGACTTGAATGCAGAAATTCCATATACTATTCTGAATTATGGTGAAAGAAAAGCAGAAAGAGTTTTTTTGTGGTGGAAGGATCTTTTTGGTGATGATTTCTACATAGAATTATTTCGTCATGGATTAGAAGCAGAAGATTATGTCAATAATATTTTACTGAAATTTTCAAAAAAATATCATGTAAAATATATTATACAAAATAATACTTTTTATTTAGATAAAAAAGAAGCAAATGCTCATGATATTTTACTTTGTGTAAAAAACGGAGAAAAACAATTAACTCCTATAGGAAAAGGAAGAGGTTATAGATTTGGTTTTCCAAATCATGAATTTTATTTTAAGAGCACAGAAGAAATGAAAAAAATATTTTTCGATCTTCCAGAATCTTTTGATTTTCTGGAGGAATTGATTAATAAAATTGAATCCTATCATCTTTTTCACAAAACGTTACTCCCAAAATTTCAGATTCCAAAATTTTTTGAAGATCCTATAGACAAAATAGATGGGGGAAATAGAGGGGAGAATCGTTTTTTACGAAAAATAACTTTTGACGGAGCCAAAAATCGTTATAAAAATATTACAAAAAAAATTCAAGAAAGAATTCTTTTTGAATTAAAAACAATAGAAAAAATAGGCTATCCTGGTTATTTTCTCATTGTTCATAATTTCATATCTCAAGCTAGAAAAATGAATATTTCAGTGGGTCCTGGAAGAGGATCTGTCGCAGGATCTATTGTTGCTTATTGCATAGGAATAACCAATATAGATCCCATGATTTATAATCTTCTTTTCGAAAGATTTTTAAATCCAGACAGAATCTCTTTGCCAGATATTGATATTGATTTTGATGACAGAGGACGTGAAAAAATTATTGAATGGGTTGTTCAAAAATATGGAAAAAATCAAGTAGCACAAATTATAACATATGCTACTATGGGGGCTAAATCATCCATAAGAGATACTGGACGTGTATTGAATTTGTCTCTAAAAAAAACAGATTGTATGGCAAAAATGGTTCCTAATATGTTCTCATTAAAAACAATTTTATATGATAATAAAAATATACCAGAAAAAATCATAAATAAAGAAGAAATGAGTAATGTACAAAAATTGAGAAAAATGGCGAAAGATCAATCCACATTGGAGGGAAAAGTTTTGCGACAAGCAGAAATTTTAGAAGGAACTATAAGAAGTACAGGAGTACATGCTTGTGGAATCATAATTAGTCCAGATAAGATTCAGGAACATATTCCAGTATCTGTGTCAAAAGAATCTGATTTATTGCTTACGCAATTTGATAATCATGTGGTAGAACATGCTGGATTATTAAAAATGGATTTTTTGGGATTAAAAACTCTTACTATTATTAAAGATGCTATAAATCTTATTGAGAAAAGAGGTAAAAAAATGAATTTTACAGAAAATTCATTTCCTTTAAAAGATGAGAAAACTTATCATCTTTTTCAAAAAGGAGAAACTGTAGCCGTTTTTCAATATGAATCTCCAGGAATGCAAAAATATTTACGTAGACTAAAACCTGATAAATTCGATGATTTAATCGCAATGACAGCATTGTATAGACCAGGTCCTTTACAATACATTCCTAATTTTATATCAAGAAAACATGGAAAAGAAGCTATCACCTATGATTTACCGGAAATGGAGGAATTTTTAAAAGAAACTTATGGAATAACAATATATCAAGAACAAGTCATGTTGATAGCCCAAAAAATCGCAGATTTTACCAAAGGAGAAGCGGATATATTGAGAATATCTATGGGGAAAAAAAAAAAAGAAAAACTCAATACAATGAGAAATTTGTTTCTTAATCAAGCTATGAAAAAAGGTTATCCTAAAAATATATTAGAAAAAATATGGAAAGATTGGGAATATTTCTCTTGTTATGCTTTTAATAAATCTCATGCTACATGTTATGCCTATATCGCCTTTCAAACTGCTTATTTAAAAGCACATTTTCCGTGTGAATATATGGCTTCTGTATTAAGTAATAATATGCATCATATTAAACAGCTTACTTTTTTGATAGAAGAGTGTAAAAAAATGAATATATCTGTAATTACTCCAGATATAAATGAAAGTAATTCTTCTTTTAAAGTCACTGGTTCTAATTGTATTAGATTTGGTCTTGCAGGAATCAAAGGAGTTGGAAAAAATGCTGTAAAAATTCTTTTTCAAGAAAGAAAAAAAAACGGTCCCTATACTTCTATTTTTAATTTGGTTAAAAGAGTAGATTTACGTGTAGTGAATAAAAAAACTTTAGAAAGTTTAATTTTATCCGGATCTTTAGATAGTTTTCATATTGATAGAGAACAATATTTTCAGATTGAATCTGATGATCAATTAAACACTTTAGAAAAAATTATTAGATTTGGATCCAAACTACGAAAAACAAAGAATAAGATAGAGGAACCTATTATTATGAAATGTGATTTATGGAGTAATACATACAAGTTATCCAAAGAGAAAGAAGTGTTGGGTGTTTATGCTTCTGCACATCCTTTGGATGATTTTTGTTATGAAATGAAATATTTTACGAATATTTCTTTAGAAAAATTAAATAATAATGAATCTTTTTTTATAGGAAAAAAAATGTATGTATGTGGAATTTTATCCCAAATAGAAAAAAAAATATATATAAAAAATGGAATCAAATATGGAATTTTTTTATTAGAAGATTATAATTCTTCTAAAGAATTCAGAATTTACGGACAACAATATTTGAAATATGAACCCCTTTTGATTCAGAATAATCCGTTGCATTTATGTTTTTCTATTGATTCATCAAAATATAAAAAATATAAAATCAATATTTTACATATAGAAAACTTACAAAATGTTTTAAAAAAATTAGTACATAAACTGATTATAAAAATCAATATAAACAATTTAAATAGTGTATTTATAAATAGTATAGAAAAACTTTTTTCTCAACAACAAATAGGAAATAAAAAATTGAATATAATTCTTTATGATAAAGTAGATCAAGTTTTTTTAAATTTCGAATCTATCAAGTATGAAATTAACATTAATTCAAGTTTTTTAAAAAAATTGGAAGAAATAAAAGGGGTAGATTTTTTTTTAAACTAA
- the rpsA gene encoding 30S ribosomal protein S1, which yields MSNQTGEIKRKTPPSYEIKNEKQNDQKNIKISFDWTKYETHFSNEIQEKRKKLEEIYTKTLPDIQELEIYQGIVTHISDTMIIVDIGFKAEGAIPISEFRENLNIQVGSEIEVMVVKIDYKGQCILSYQKAKMLRNWQRINQAYEKSEVILGYVAARTKGGLIVEIFDIECFLPGSHINVKPVRDYDTYVGKTMEIKVVKINQKTKNVVVSHKVLIERDIEEQRKEMISKLDKGQVLEGKIKNILPYGAFVDLGGVDALLHITDMSWPHINHPTEIVQLEQELKFVVLGVDKEKNRVQLGLKQLQPHPWNSLDKNLKVGSKIKGKVSVLADYGAFIEIIPGVEALLHISEMSWSTDLSSTQDFVQIGDELEAVILTIDRQERKMSLSVKQLTPDPWINIQEKYFIGSEHIGTVKKFTNFGVFIELEQGISGVIYTNDLSWIKKIKHPSEFCSISDKLKVIVLSIDTQARRFNLGHKQLSENPWEKYEKIYSVGSIHNGIISNLFEKGASVKFTEDQKIEAFAPLRFLEKKNRSTLKKGEKADFKIIEFNKETKKIVISHTSVYRDKDQKKEQRVRNRKFERSTLGDIAGLAKLKEQIEKEKNK from the coding sequence ATGTCTAATCAAACCGGAGAAATAAAAAGAAAAACACCCCCTTCATATGAAATCAAAAATGAAAAACAGAACGATCAGAAAAATATAAAAATAAGTTTCGATTGGACGAAATACGAAACCCATTTCAGTAATGAGATACAAGAAAAAAGAAAAAAATTGGAAGAAATATATACAAAAACTTTACCAGATATTCAAGAATTAGAAATATATCAAGGAATTGTAACACATATTTCGGATACAATGATTATTGTAGATATTGGATTTAAAGCAGAAGGAGCCATTCCTATAAGTGAATTTAGAGAAAACTTGAACATTCAAGTTGGCAGTGAAATAGAAGTTATGGTTGTAAAGATTGATTATAAAGGACAATGTATCCTTTCGTATCAAAAAGCAAAAATGTTAAGGAATTGGCAACGTATTAATCAAGCATATGAAAAATCAGAGGTAATATTAGGTTATGTTGCAGCCAGAACAAAAGGAGGGTTAATTGTTGAAATATTTGATATAGAATGTTTTTTGCCTGGATCACATATTAATGTGAAACCTGTTCGGGATTATGATACTTATGTAGGAAAAACTATGGAAATAAAAGTAGTTAAAATCAATCAAAAAACGAAAAATGTTGTTGTTTCTCATAAAGTATTAATAGAAAGAGATATTGAAGAACAAAGAAAAGAAATGATCTCAAAATTAGATAAAGGTCAAGTATTAGAAGGAAAAATCAAGAACATTCTCCCTTATGGAGCCTTTGTAGATTTAGGAGGGGTAGATGCTTTGCTTCATATTACCGATATGAGTTGGCCACATATTAACCATCCTACAGAGATAGTTCAATTAGAACAAGAATTAAAATTTGTTGTATTAGGTGTAGATAAAGAAAAAAATCGTGTACAATTGGGATTAAAACAATTGCAACCTCATCCTTGGAATTCTTTAGATAAAAATTTAAAAGTAGGAAGTAAAATAAAAGGAAAAGTAAGTGTTTTAGCTGATTATGGAGCATTTATTGAAATTATTCCAGGTGTAGAAGCATTATTGCATATTAGTGAAATGTCTTGGTCTACAGATTTATCTTCTACTCAAGATTTTGTACAAATAGGGGATGAATTGGAGGCGGTAATATTAACCATAGATCGTCAGGAAAGAAAAATGTCTTTAAGCGTCAAACAATTAACACCAGATCCTTGGATTAACATCCAAGAGAAATATTTTATAGGATCAGAACATATTGGAACTGTAAAAAAATTTACAAATTTTGGTGTTTTCATTGAATTGGAACAAGGAATCTCTGGAGTTATTTATACTAATGATCTTTCATGGATTAAAAAAATAAAACATCCTTCTGAATTTTGCAGTATCAGTGATAAATTGAAAGTTATTGTACTTTCTATAGATACTCAAGCAAGACGATTCAATTTAGGACATAAACAATTATCAGAAAATCCATGGGAAAAATATGAAAAAATTTATTCTGTTGGAAGCATTCACAATGGAATCATATCAAACTTATTTGAAAAGGGAGCTTCTGTGAAATTTACAGAAGATCAAAAAATAGAAGCTTTTGCTCCACTACGTTTTTTAGAGAAAAAAAATAGATCTACTCTAAAAAAAGGAGAAAAGGCTGATTTTAAAATAATTGAATTTAATAAAGAAACTAAAAAAATTGTGATTTCTCATACGTCTGTTTATCGTGATAAAGATCAAAAAAAAGAACAACGTGTGAGAAATAGAAAATTTGAAAGATCCACTCTAGGTGATATAGCTGGATTAGCTAAACTAAAAGAACAAATAGAAAAAGAAAAAAATAAATAG